The proteins below come from a single Malus domestica chromosome 03, GDT2T_hap1 genomic window:
- the LOC139194339 gene encoding uncharacterized protein, with protein sequence MSKSPFTDEIEQAKPPGKFNLPHFTSFKGDKDPDRHLKHYRSTMVLYRNNDALMCKIFATTLQEYSSYRSIKKKSDHLFNVKKNPKELLRDYVKRFKAEKAKIVGCDDSIASAAFQKGLPADHPLFGEMIMKEDLTLANSFALADKHTLWDEAWRADKAPE encoded by the exons ATGAGCAAGTCACCCTttacggacgagatcgagcaggcaaagCCTCCAGGCAAGTTTAActtgccacatttcacatcttttaaAGGAGATAAAGATCCAGATAGGCACTTGAAGCACTATCGAAGCACGATGGTCCTTTATCGGAATAACGATGcccttatgtgcaaaatattcgccaccactttgCAAG aatactcatcctaccgctcgatcaagaaaaagtccgaccacttgttcaacgtgaagaaaaacccaaaggaGTTGCTCCGCGACtacgtgaagaggttcaaagcagagaaggcaaagATTGTTGGATGCGACGACTCGATAGCaagtgcagccttccaaaaaggactcccagcagaccacccactgttcggagaaatgatcatgaaagaagatctaactctagcAAACTCCTTTGCTTTGGCAGATAAGCAtacactttgggacgaggcttgGCGAGCAGACAAGGCACCCGAGTAG